One Glutamicibacter halophytocola DNA segment encodes these proteins:
- a CDS encoding CoA-acylating methylmalonate-semialdehyde dehydrogenase — MTTTATDVAEILHYINGAPSAGTGTGTQPVYNPATGEITGQLRLASDEDLAQAVAVAKAASETWGEVSIAKRSKILFRFQQLLTEHTDELARIVTSEHGKVLSDAAGEISRGIEVVEYACGISQSLKGEYSDQVSTGIDVFSFRQPLGVVAGITPFNFPVMVPLWMAPVAIATGNAFILKPSERDPSASLLIAELFKQAGLPDGVFQVLHGGKETVDGLLTHPDVDGISFVGSTPIAKYVHETASKHGKRVQALGGAKNHAVVMPDADMDLAADHINAAAFGSAGQRCMAISVAVAVGDAADALVDKLADHARKVNVSNGLDEKADMGPVITPASKSRLQKIVGEAEQAGAALVIDGRDLVVKDHENGFFVGPTILDKVSREMSAYTEEIFGPVLVVLRVDSLEEAIEVVNANPYGNGTAIFTSSGAHARTYTRRIQVGMVGVNVPLPVPVAWHSFGGWKDSLFGEHHIYGPDGVRFYTRGKAITQRWPEPAKGTAATFNFPSN; from the coding sequence ATGACTACCACCGCCACCGACGTCGCAGAAATCTTGCACTACATCAACGGCGCCCCTTCCGCGGGCACCGGCACCGGCACCCAGCCGGTCTACAACCCCGCCACCGGCGAAATCACCGGCCAGCTGCGCCTGGCCAGCGATGAGGACCTGGCGCAGGCCGTGGCCGTGGCCAAGGCCGCCTCCGAAACCTGGGGCGAAGTATCGATCGCCAAGCGCAGCAAGATCCTCTTCCGCTTCCAGCAGCTGCTCACCGAGCACACCGACGAGCTGGCCCGCATCGTGACCAGCGAGCACGGCAAGGTGCTCTCCGACGCCGCCGGCGAAATCAGCCGGGGCATCGAAGTGGTGGAGTACGCCTGCGGCATTTCGCAGTCGCTGAAGGGCGAGTACTCCGACCAGGTGTCCACCGGCATCGACGTCTTCTCCTTCCGCCAGCCGCTGGGCGTGGTCGCCGGCATCACCCCATTCAACTTCCCGGTCATGGTGCCGCTGTGGATGGCCCCGGTAGCCATCGCCACCGGCAACGCCTTCATCCTCAAGCCTTCCGAGCGCGACCCTTCCGCCTCGCTGCTGATCGCCGAGCTGTTCAAGCAGGCCGGCCTGCCCGACGGCGTCTTCCAGGTATTGCACGGCGGCAAGGAGACCGTCGACGGCCTGCTGACCCACCCGGATGTCGACGGCATCTCCTTCGTCGGCTCCACCCCGATCGCCAAGTACGTGCACGAAACCGCCTCCAAGCACGGCAAGCGCGTCCAGGCGCTGGGCGGGGCGAAGAACCACGCCGTGGTCATGCCCGATGCCGACATGGATCTGGCCGCCGACCACATCAACGCCGCCGCTTTCGGCTCCGCCGGCCAGCGCTGCATGGCCATCTCCGTGGCCGTCGCCGTGGGCGATGCCGCCGACGCGCTGGTGGACAAGCTCGCGGACCACGCCCGCAAGGTCAACGTCTCCAATGGCCTGGATGAGAAGGCTGACATGGGTCCGGTCATCACCCCGGCCTCCAAGTCCCGCCTGCAGAAGATCGTCGGCGAGGCCGAACAGGCCGGCGCCGCCCTGGTAATCGACGGCCGCGACCTGGTGGTCAAGGACCACGAGAACGGCTTCTTCGTCGGCCCGACCATCCTGGACAAGGTCAGCCGCGAAATGAGCGCCTACACCGAGGAGATCTTCGGCCCGGTGCTGGTGGTCCTGCGCGTGGATTCCCTGGAAGAGGCCATCGAAGTGGTCAACGCCAACCCCTACGGCAACGGCACCGCCATCTTCACCTCCTCCGGCGCCCACGCCCGCACCTACACCCGCCGCATCCAGGTGGGAATGGTCGGGGTCAACGTGCCGCTGCCGGTTCCGGTGGCGTGGCACTCCTTCGGCGGATGGAAGGACTCGCTGTTCGGCGAGCACCACATCTACGGCCCGGATGGCGTGCGCTTCTACACCCGTGGCAAGGCCATCACCCAGCGCTGGCCAGAACCAGCCAAGGGCACGGCCGCGACCTTCAACTTCCCTTCCAACTAG
- the iolD gene encoding 3D-(3,5/4)-trihydroxycyclohexane-1,2-dione acylhydrolase (decyclizing), whose product MTVAQAVVEFLGRQYTVDSIGGTQYRERLIPGMFGIFGHGNVAGVGQALKQWQAKDPSLMPYYQGRNEQAQSHQAVAYARHTRRRATYAVSTSIGPGSSNLLTGAALATANRLPVLLLPSDTFATRAADPVLQQLEMPHGYDITVNDAFRPLSKYFDRVTRPEQLASALHHGLRVLTDPAETGAVTISLPQDVQAEAFDFPEEFFAEREWKIRRPEPEAQDIAEAAKMIRAAKRPLIVAGGGVLYAFATGELAEFCEATGIPVGNTQAGVGVLPWDSKYSLGAIGSTGTTAANALAEQADLVIGIGTRYEDFTTASRTAFQNPDVKFVNINVAALDAYKHGTVLPVVADARKALIALREALTGYRVDGALEVQAASEKQRWDATVDEAFAERLSPLVSQNAIIGAVNQAMDPRDVVVCAAGSLPGDLHKMWRVSDPYGYHVEYGFSCMGYEIAGGLGIKRAAIDEAARGDQENRDVVVMVGDGSYLMMHTELVTAVAEGLKLITVLIQNHGYASIGALSESLGSQRFGTKYRTLDAESHSFDDGSTLPIDLATNAESLGVKVIRIAPGPQAIEDLSAAIATAKAAEEGSGPILIHIESDLYADAPSSESWWDVPVSEVAELESTTAAYQNYTKNKARQKPLLG is encoded by the coding sequence ATGACCGTCGCCCAGGCGGTTGTGGAATTCCTGGGCCGCCAGTACACGGTGGATTCCATCGGTGGAACCCAGTACCGCGAACGGCTGATCCCGGGCATGTTCGGCATTTTCGGCCACGGCAATGTCGCAGGCGTGGGCCAGGCGCTGAAGCAGTGGCAGGCCAAGGACCCGAGCCTGATGCCGTACTACCAGGGCCGCAATGAGCAGGCCCAGTCGCACCAGGCCGTCGCCTATGCGCGGCATACCCGCCGCCGGGCCACCTACGCGGTGTCCACCTCCATCGGCCCGGGCTCCTCCAACCTGCTCACCGGTGCCGCCCTGGCCACCGCAAACCGCCTTCCGGTGCTGCTGCTGCCTTCGGACACCTTCGCCACCCGTGCCGCGGACCCGGTGCTGCAGCAGCTGGAAATGCCGCACGGCTATGACATCACCGTCAACGACGCCTTCCGCCCGCTGTCCAAGTACTTCGACCGCGTCACCCGCCCGGAGCAGCTGGCCAGCGCCCTGCACCACGGGCTGCGGGTGCTCACCGACCCGGCGGAAACTGGTGCGGTGACCATCTCCCTGCCCCAGGACGTGCAGGCCGAGGCCTTCGACTTCCCGGAAGAATTCTTTGCCGAGCGCGAGTGGAAGATCCGCCGTCCCGAGCCAGAGGCGCAGGACATCGCCGAAGCAGCCAAGATGATCCGGGCGGCCAAGCGCCCGCTGATCGTCGCCGGCGGCGGGGTGCTCTACGCCTTCGCCACCGGGGAACTGGCTGAATTCTGCGAAGCCACCGGCATCCCGGTGGGCAATACCCAAGCCGGCGTGGGCGTGCTGCCCTGGGACTCCAAGTACTCGCTGGGCGCCATCGGATCCACCGGAACCACCGCCGCCAACGCGCTGGCCGAGCAGGCGGATCTGGTCATCGGCATCGGCACCCGCTACGAGGACTTCACCACCGCAAGCCGCACCGCCTTCCAGAACCCGGACGTGAAGTTCGTGAACATCAACGTCGCGGCACTGGACGCCTACAAGCACGGCACCGTGCTTCCGGTGGTGGCCGATGCCCGCAAGGCGCTGATCGCGCTGCGCGAGGCATTGACCGGCTACCGGGTCGACGGCGCCCTCGAAGTGCAGGCCGCCAGCGAAAAGCAGCGCTGGGATGCCACCGTGGACGAGGCTTTTGCCGAGCGGCTGAGCCCCCTGGTCAGCCAGAACGCCATTATCGGCGCGGTGAACCAGGCCATGGATCCCCGCGACGTGGTGGTCTGCGCCGCCGGTTCGCTGCCCGGGGACCTGCACAAGATGTGGCGGGTTTCGGACCCCTACGGCTACCACGTGGAATACGGATTCTCCTGCATGGGCTATGAGATCGCCGGCGGACTGGGCATCAAGCGCGCAGCCATCGACGAGGCTGCGCGGGGGGACCAGGAGAACCGCGATGTGGTGGTCATGGTGGGCGACGGCTCCTACCTGATGATGCACACCGAGCTGGTCACCGCGGTGGCCGAAGGCCTGAAGCTGATCACCGTGCTGATCCAGAACCACGGCTACGCCTCCATCGGCGCGCTCTCCGAGTCCCTGGGCTCCCAGCGCTTCGGCACCAAATACCGCACCCTGGATGCCGAAAGCCACAGCTTCGATGACGGTTCCACCCTGCCGATCGACCTGGCCACCAACGCCGAATCCCTGGGCGTGAAGGTCATCCGGATTGCCCCGGGCCCGCAGGCCATCGAGGACCTGTCGGCAGCCATCGCCACGGCCAAGGCCGCCGAGGAAGGCTCCGGCCCGATCCTGATCCACATCGAATCCGACCTCTACGCCGATGCTCCCTCCAGCGAATCCTGGTGGGATGTCCCGGTCAGCGAAGTCGCCGAGCTTGAGAGCACCACGGCGGCCTACCAGAACTACACCAAGAACAAAGCGCGCCAGAAGCCCCTCTTGGGCTAG
- a CDS encoding Cgl0159 family (beta/alpha)8-fold protein, translated as MKQATELSVDREDPRRYESITRQRLEDPASVLRAAAARRKHAGPVLGRQNFIIAADHPARGALSVGKRATAMADRRELLDRLQIALQNPACDGVLASPDILDDLLLLGALEGKLVFGSMNRGGLTGLVNEIDDRFTGHTAAALAALGADGGKMLTRISYEDPDTVKTLEATADAVSDLARHQLVAMVEPFISKRVEGKVVNDLRPDAVIKSMGIASGLGESSAYTWLKIPVVQDMERVMAATTLPTVLLGGDPAGDPDEVFASWQAALALPSVQGLTVGRTLLYPEDGDVAAAVATAASLLNTTAPVRS; from the coding sequence ATGAAACAGGCAACCGAGCTGAGCGTGGATCGCGAAGATCCCCGCCGCTACGAATCCATCACCCGCCAACGGCTGGAAGATCCGGCATCGGTGCTACGCGCCGCGGCCGCCCGCCGGAAGCATGCCGGCCCGGTACTGGGACGCCAGAACTTCATCATCGCCGCCGACCACCCGGCCCGCGGCGCGCTGTCGGTCGGCAAGCGGGCCACCGCCATGGCCGACCGCCGCGAATTGCTGGACCGCCTGCAGATCGCCTTGCAGAATCCGGCCTGCGACGGCGTGCTCGCCTCGCCCGATATCCTCGATGACCTGCTGCTGCTCGGTGCGCTGGAAGGCAAGCTGGTCTTCGGCTCGATGAACCGCGGCGGGCTGACCGGCCTGGTCAACGAGATCGACGATCGCTTCACCGGGCACACCGCGGCCGCCCTGGCCGCCCTGGGCGCGGACGGCGGCAAGATGCTCACCCGGATCAGCTACGAGGACCCGGACACCGTCAAGACCCTGGAAGCCACCGCCGACGCGGTCTCCGATCTGGCCCGGCACCAGCTGGTCGCCATGGTCGAGCCCTTCATCTCCAAGCGGGTCGAGGGCAAGGTCGTCAACGACCTGCGCCCGGACGCCGTGATCAAGTCCATGGGCATCGCCTCCGGCCTGGGGGAGTCCAGCGCCTACACCTGGCTGAAGATTCCGGTGGTCCAGGACATGGAGCGGGTCATGGCCGCCACCACCCTGCCCACGGTGCTGCTCGGCGGGGATCCTGCCGGAGACCCCGATGAGGTCTTCGCCTCCTGGCAAGCCGCGCTGGCCTTGCCTTCGGTCCAGGGGCTGACCGTCGGGCGGACGCTGCTCTACCCCGAGGACGGGGACGTGGCCGCCGCCGTGGCCACCGCCGCATCGCTTCTGAACACCACCGCACCAGTACGCAGCTGA
- the iolC gene encoding 5-dehydro-2-deoxygluconokinase: MTYDVLTLGRISVDVYPNDIGVSLADVTSFGKYLGGSATNVAVAAAQHGREAAVITKVGDDDFGTFLERELDRYNVDRSQVTRDASLQTPVTFCAILPPDDFPLYFYGRFPMAPDWNINTSEIDLDAVKKSKIFWSTVTGLSREPSRSAQLAAYEARPASSLAEGQFTILDLDYRPMFWDSVEQAREQVTQALASATVAIGNDTECTVAVGEGTPDEQADRLLEAGVQIAVVKLGPEGVMAKTRTERVVSAPVPVQTANGLGAGDSFGGAFCHGLLSGWPLEQVLDYANAAGAIVASKVACSDAMPTPQEVNALLAERGRTVPASQKDLV; the protein is encoded by the coding sequence GTGACTTACGACGTACTCACCCTCGGACGCATCAGCGTTGATGTCTACCCGAACGACATCGGCGTATCCCTGGCCGACGTGACCTCCTTCGGCAAGTACCTCGGCGGCTCTGCCACCAACGTCGCGGTGGCGGCAGCCCAGCATGGACGCGAAGCGGCAGTGATCACCAAGGTCGGCGACGACGACTTCGGCACCTTCCTGGAACGCGAACTGGACCGCTACAACGTGGACCGCTCGCAGGTCACCCGCGACGCCAGCTTGCAGACACCGGTCACCTTCTGCGCCATCCTGCCGCCAGATGACTTTCCGCTGTACTTCTACGGCCGATTCCCGATGGCCCCGGACTGGAACATCAATACCAGCGAGATCGATCTCGACGCAGTGAAAAAATCGAAAATCTTCTGGAGCACCGTCACCGGCCTGAGCCGCGAGCCTTCGCGCAGCGCCCAGCTGGCAGCCTACGAGGCCCGCCCGGCCAGCTCGCTGGCCGAAGGGCAGTTCACCATCCTGGACCTGGATTACCGGCCGATGTTCTGGGACTCGGTGGAACAGGCCCGCGAACAGGTCACCCAGGCGCTGGCCTCGGCCACCGTCGCCATCGGCAACGACACCGAATGCACCGTCGCGGTCGGCGAGGGAACCCCGGACGAGCAGGCGGACCGCCTGCTGGAGGCCGGAGTGCAGATCGCCGTGGTCAAGCTCGGCCCCGAAGGCGTCATGGCCAAAACCCGCACCGAACGCGTGGTCTCCGCCCCGGTTCCGGTGCAGACCGCCAACGGACTGGGCGCCGGAGACTCCTTCGGCGGAGCCTTCTGCCACGGATTGCTCTCCGGATGGCCGCTGGAACAGGTTCTGGACTACGCCAACGCCGCCGGAGCCATCGTCGCCTCCAAGGTCGCATGCTCCGACGCAATGCCGACCCCGCAAGAAGTCAACGCCCTGCTGGCCGAGCGCGGCCGCACCGTCCCCGCCTCCCAGAAAGACCTGGTCTAG
- a CDS encoding LacI family DNA-binding transcriptional regulator yields MATERRRATIYDVAQAAGVSKSLVSLVLRDSPSVSAPRRAAVLAAIKELDYRPSQAATALAGGTSQTVGVVIDDYTNAWFVELLRGLQEGLASAGLRIAVSDRTLNTHVESDPLDGFLSTRVEALVLATEPTPAMRFSSQIPVIVVGNRATQVPGADVASSDDRLGTRQAIEHLVSLGHRNIGHIGGGGGSSMLRLAGYQEAMKAAGLDEHVVSVSELTTEDTGYRCTQRLLDEDPDTTAILAANDSMAMGAMAAAQAAGLSVPGDLSIIGYDNSPLSGTHLLHLTTVDSRNHDLGLHVAQQVLSRLADPGRDAQRVLLEPLLIERGTCAAPRRP; encoded by the coding sequence GTGGCAACAGAACGCCGTCGAGCCACGATCTACGACGTCGCCCAGGCCGCCGGCGTTTCCAAATCACTGGTGTCACTGGTGCTGCGCGATTCCCCCAGCGTCTCGGCGCCGCGCCGCGCCGCGGTTCTGGCAGCCATCAAGGAACTGGACTATCGCCCCAGCCAGGCAGCCACCGCACTGGCCGGAGGCACCAGCCAGACAGTTGGCGTGGTCATCGACGACTACACCAACGCCTGGTTTGTGGAACTATTGCGGGGTCTCCAAGAAGGACTAGCCAGCGCCGGATTGCGCATTGCCGTTTCCGACCGCACGCTGAACACCCACGTGGAGTCGGATCCGCTGGACGGATTTCTGAGCACCCGGGTCGAGGCCCTGGTGCTGGCCACCGAGCCGACGCCGGCCATGCGCTTTTCTTCCCAGATCCCGGTGATCGTGGTCGGCAACCGCGCCACGCAGGTTCCCGGGGCAGACGTTGCCTCCAGCGATGACCGGCTCGGCACCCGGCAGGCCATCGAGCACCTGGTCTCGCTGGGCCACCGGAACATCGGCCACATTGGCGGTGGCGGCGGATCCTCGATGCTGCGCTTGGCCGGATACCAGGAGGCAATGAAGGCCGCAGGACTGGACGAGCACGTCGTTTCGGTCAGCGAGCTGACCACCGAAGACACCGGCTATCGGTGCACCCAGCGGCTATTGGACGAGGATCCCGATACGACGGCCATCCTGGCTGCCAATGACTCGATGGCCATGGGCGCCATGGCCGCAGCGCAAGCCGCGGGCCTTTCGGTGCCCGGGGACCTGTCAATCATCGGCTACGACAATTCGCCGCTCTCAGGCACCCACTTACTGCACCTGACCACCGTGGACAGCCGCAACCACGACCTCGGATTGCACGTGGCCCAGCAGGTCCTCTCCCGGCTCGCCGACCCCGGACGCGACGCCCAGCGGGTGCTGCTCGAGCCTTTGCTGATCGAGCGCGGAACCTGCGCGGCACCTCGCCGACCCTGA
- a CDS encoding Gfo/Idh/MocA family protein: protein MAKSIGIAVIGAGMAGLSHIAGYRTAPTLYEPTLPPLRYVAVADVNTELAAKVAKRYGYEKALGSWQEVAADPDIDVVSVVIANRFHREAVEGLMAAGKHVLCEKPLADTLEEAEAMAAAARNAQSTARVGFTFRRTPGIAAIRDLINDGTLGKVLHFSGRYWTDYGHSPQAPMSWRFKGEPGSGALADVGSHLAYVAEFLAGEITSVSGGQLRTSITERYLPAGAVTGHNLAELSEQSEPVENDDYAAFSVQFADAAGSLEVSRVAAGHPNTLAFEVFCERGAARFSQLRPAEIEIMLSEGPEATNGYRTVNLGPEHAYIGGGLPMDAPGVGFGQNDAFSYQARAFLDEVSGVDTALPANATFDEGLHNMKILQAVVQSSNNDGKMVSL, encoded by the coding sequence GTGGCTAAAAGCATCGGCATCGCCGTCATTGGCGCCGGCATGGCCGGCCTGTCCCACATCGCCGGCTACCGCACCGCGCCCACGCTGTATGAACCAACCCTGCCCCCGCTACGCTATGTTGCCGTCGCCGATGTGAACACCGAGCTCGCGGCAAAGGTCGCCAAGCGATACGGATACGAAAAGGCCCTCGGATCATGGCAAGAAGTCGCCGCAGACCCTGACATCGACGTGGTCTCCGTCGTCATCGCCAACCGCTTCCACCGTGAAGCGGTGGAAGGTCTGATGGCCGCCGGCAAGCACGTCCTCTGCGAAAAACCGCTGGCCGATACCTTGGAAGAAGCAGAGGCGATGGCGGCAGCGGCACGCAACGCCCAATCCACCGCCCGGGTAGGCTTCACCTTCCGCCGCACTCCTGGCATCGCCGCGATTCGCGACCTGATCAACGACGGCACCCTGGGCAAGGTGCTGCATTTTTCGGGCCGCTACTGGACGGACTACGGGCACAGCCCACAGGCACCGATGAGTTGGCGGTTCAAGGGCGAACCTGGCTCCGGGGCGCTAGCCGATGTCGGCAGCCACCTCGCCTACGTCGCCGAATTCCTGGCCGGCGAGATCACCTCGGTCAGCGGCGGACAGCTCAGAACCAGCATCACCGAACGCTATCTGCCAGCTGGAGCTGTCACCGGCCACAACCTGGCGGAACTCAGCGAGCAATCAGAGCCCGTGGAGAATGACGACTACGCGGCTTTCAGCGTCCAGTTTGCCGATGCCGCCGGCAGCCTGGAAGTCTCCCGCGTCGCTGCAGGCCATCCAAACACGCTGGCCTTCGAGGTGTTCTGCGAAAGGGGCGCGGCCCGCTTCAGCCAGCTGCGCCCGGCCGAAATCGAAATCATGCTCAGCGAGGGGCCCGAGGCAACCAACGGCTACCGCACGGTGAACCTGGGTCCAGAACATGCCTACATCGGCGGCGGATTGCCGATGGACGCCCCAGGCGTCGGCTTCGGCCAGAACGACGCGTTCAGCTATCAGGCCCGCGCCTTCCTCGACGAAGTTAGCGGCGTGGACACGGCGCTTCCAGCCAACGCAACCTTCGATGAAGGCCTGCACAACATGAAAATCCTGCAGGCAGTAGTACAGTCCTCGAACAATGACGGAAAGATGGTCTCCCTATGA